In bacterium, the DNA window CATCATTAAAGTTATTGATGGGGCAGGTGATACTATAATTGGAGAGGCTGAGATTCATGGCATACTTAACGATATAATTTGTAATCCTGCTGGAAACAAGATATATGTCAGTAGACAAGTGACGAGGGCTGTTGTGATACTTGATGCCTCAACTTTTGAGATTATCGCTGAACTCCCTATAGAAGGTTGTCCAAATATTATTGAATATAATCCAAACTCTAATAAGGTTTACTGTGCTACCATTAGCTTCACAGGTACAACTGATACTATAATAGTGATTGATGGAATAGGAGATAGTGTGATTACCTTCGTAGATGTTCCATCTATGCCATTTCAGCTTCTTTGTAATCCAACTGATAACAAGATATATTGTAACGGTTACATTATTGACGGTGAACTGGATACAGTAATCGCAACCTATTCGCTACCAGGAGCATATGCCATTGCCTATAATTCTATAGATGACTATATTTTTTGTGGAGGAAGAGATACAGTTATTGTCATTGATGGGGTAAGCAATGAGATAATAAGAGGTGGGAAGCCTGGGGGGTTCAGTGTTCAGTTTGCTTACAATATAGTTGAGAATACAATTTGCTGTGCCAACCAAGTGGAAGGCAATGCTGGTATCATTGATAGGGAAGCTAATTTAATTGCTATGCCTTATATTGGGATGGATGGATCTAATGGCGGCTGTTATAATAGTAGAGAGAATAAAGTCTACTTTAAATCGATTGGTTTTTCTCATTATAATATTATCTCCGTTATAGATGGTGAAACCAATATAGTAAGAAGTACAATCCCTATCGAAGCTCTATTGCTATCTAATATTGGATACAATCTGTTGAATAACAAACTATATGTAGCAAGCGAAGGTATAGTAAAAGTTATTGATGGGGTAAGTGACACAGTAGTTGCCAATATTCCTGTAGGCAGATATCCGGGCTCTGTTTTCGCACATGATTCAACTAACAAAGTCTACTGTGGCAACTGCGGTAGTGATGATATAAGTATAATTGATGGTGCGACCAATGAAGTAATCACTACTTTAGGGGTAGGTGGCGCTCCTTATGCATTTACATATAATACTATAAATAAAAAAGTATATGCATGTCTCATTGATGTCGGTTCAGTTGCTGTCATTGACGGTGTAACTGATGCACTTATCACAAAGATTACAGTAGGAAGCTACACACGGTCACTTGTTTATAATTCAGTTAGTAACAAAGTGTATTCTATTAACTCTGGAACCAATGATGTAACAGTCATTGATGGTGCAACTGATGAAGTAATTAAGAAAATAAATGTGGCTAACAAACCTCATCAGGTAGTATATAGTCCGATTAATAATAAGGTGTATGTGTTAAGTTTTGATGGAGTAGTTACTGTAATTGATGGTGAAACTGACGAAGTAATTAAACAATTGGAGACACAAGCTAATTCTTTGATATATAATCCTGATAACAATCGGGTTTATCTCCATATCCTATTAGCCTCTATCTCTGACCATCGGATGCTAATGAAAGTAATAGATTGCAACACTGATGCAATTTGTTCAATTGTTTCGCTTGAACAGAGTCAGCCCCTATACGGGTGGACGCTCCATTTCCGTACTGGTGAAGTCTTGGTCTACAACTCTGCAAATAATAAAGTCTATTGTGGCAATTATGGAATGAGCAATGTAAGTGTAATTCAGTGTGCTGAGGCTGGTGTTGATGAATTCACTCGTCCTCAAATGACTAAGCCGACAGTAGAAATCTACCCCAATCCATTTACTCGGTCTACAGTTATTAGTTATGAGCTTCATGCTGTCGGTGAAGTTTTGTTGCAAGTTTATGATATTTCGGGTAGATTACTGAAGACATTGATTCATGGAACTAAAGGAAATGGTATCCATTCAATTAATTGGACTGTTAATGGAATACCCGATGGTATATATTTCTTGAGGTTAGAGAGTCAGGGAGAGGGTATAACTAAAAAGGTAGTTGTGATAAGATAAAGTCACAGCTTAAACAAATAGAATTGGGTAACTATTTAGACATGGTATATTGGGCTCCGCAGTAAACGAGAAAGGTGTCGGTTCTAAAATCATGATGTTACACATCTAAAGTTTGGCTTTGGTTTTCACTAACCTTATAATATCGGATAGGTTTTTTGCACTCTTTTTACCAGCTATTGTAGGCTCAAAATATATACTTATGAAATAACAGACACTAAAATAGAAAGCAAAACAGGAAGTAAAAAATAGCGGAACTGATGCCTCTCTGAACTTCCAATAATTACCTTTAAAGCATACTTTAATAAAAAATTTGAAAAATGTAATAGGAAAGGTCTATATAGGGTAAGCAACTTCGGTCTGAATCAGACCGAAGTGAAAGCTAAGGAGAATATATGAGTACAAATAAATGGATTGCTTCGGCGCTTCGCTCCTATCAATGACGGAAAGGGTAACTTTTTCAGCACACTTAAAGTAAAAACTTGACAATAAAAGGATTAAGGATATAATCAAAACAAATGAGAAATGAGGAAAGAAAGATAGTTCTGTTAGCAAAGTTAATTTGTGGTGTTATTTTAGCACCTGATTGTGAGCTTATTGGAGTGAAAAAAGCACTTGTAGATAAGTTTGGGTTAATAGATTTAGAGAGCGAAGTCATCCCATTTGATTTAACAAGGTATTATGAAAAAGAGTTAGGTGCAGGTCTAAAGCGTCAATGGTTGAGTTTTAAAGAGTTTATACATGAAGAAAATTTGAAATCAATAAAACATACTACAATAGAGATTGAGAGGCAATTTTCTAGGTCTGACGGGACACGGCGAGTTAATTTGGACCCCGGCTATGTTAATCTATCCAGCCTTGTTTTAGCGACAACAAAGAATTACTCTCATCGTGTATATTTAGGTGATGGAATCCATGCAGAGGTCACTCTGATATATAAAGACCATCACTTTGTTCATTTAGACTGGACATATCCTGATTATCGTAATAATACAGAATTCTTTAATAGGGTTCGGAATAAATTCAAAATGACAGTAAGGGGGCTAAATACCTAAATGACGAATAAGAAATAAGGAAATGATGAATTATGATTACACAGTTAAATTGATATGATGTTTTTATTACTATTTCTATTAGGTACTGATTTTATGGTGGTAGATGATGTAAAGCCTGGTATGACTGGATATGGGTTAACAGTGTTTCAGGGTACAAAAATAGACACTTTTCAAGTTAAAATAATAGCTGTTATGAAAAAAGAAGTTATTAAAGGTGATGTAATATTAGCTGAAATCTCAGGTGGTATAATTGATACTGCTGGTATTATATCAGGTATGAGTGGCAGTCCAGTGTATATTGATGGAAAACTTGTTGGTGCATTAGCTTATAGTTATGGTGCATTTGCAAAGAAGCCATTAGCTGGTATAACTCCTATTGATGAGATGCTAAATCCTCCATCTATAGGCTGGATGGCTCCAAAAGGGCGTTTTTGTCAAATGCAAGTCCCTTTTTATTGTTATGGATTAGATGATGAAATACTTCATGAATTAAGCGAATCAATTCCTTGTTTTAATATATTTAGAGTACAAGATTTAGGTAGCGGTCTTTTAAATGATAGCATTCTACCATCTCCTGGTTCTTCTTTAGGTATTCCATTAGTTGTAGGTGATATAAACTGGTTTGCAGTAGGGACATGTACATATAAGGATGGTGATAAGATATTAGGCTTTGGTCATCCAATGGCATCATTAGGTGAGACCGAGTTACCTATGACAGCAGGCTACATCTATTCTATTGTGCCATCCAGTTACAATTCTTACAAACTTGGGGCTTCGACAAAGATAATTGGGACTATAAAAAATGATAATCAGAGGGGGATTGTAGGTGTTATAGGTAAGATTCCGGATATGGTAGAGTTTAGCCTCTTTATAAATGGTAAAAGATTTCATTATCACATCGTAAAAGAGAGGACATTTATTCCACACCTTTTACATGGTTTAGTTCTATACTCTATTTATACTGGGTTTAAAGGTAGTGGTGATATGACAATCTCTGCTAATTTGGAAGTAAATGGAACACATTCTTTTCATTTTGAAAACCTATATACAGGAACAGCTCAAGCTATATCAAAATCAATTTTTGAAATATTTGAATTTATCCAAAATAATCCATTTCATAAAATAGATGTAGCTAATATTTCTCTAAATTTGACTACTTCTGAGCGCATTAAACTTGCAAAAATTGACAAGTTTTGGTCCGATAAGACGCAGGTGAAAACTGGTGATACTCTAAATTTACTCTTATCATTATCAACTTATCAGGAAGGTCTGCACACTGAGCGTATCTCAATTCCAATTCCGAGATGGGCGCAGCCTGGTGAACTCATTGTAAAGGTAGAGAGTGGTTCATCTGTTTGTTCTAATGAGAGAGCTAATCTCACAACTCTTGATGGCCTTATAGTGTGGCTCTCACGGGCTCCTAAAAATAATGAACTTGTGTTAAGGCTGAGCCAAAAAGGTAAAAGTAGCTGGATAATGGGTAGAAAATTTACATCCCTTCCCCCTTCTATGGCTCCTATAGGTAAAGATAAAGAA includes these proteins:
- a CDS encoding T9SS type A sorting domain-containing protein, producing the protein MFGICIFLTLVINIIEARADNSNYLFTEDISWIRDEDKSELMVEQKDGIIISAKLSLGGRRATTFVTRSESDLSGPLFGSDKLVATVWMPDSLGGVLPRAVCYNSTNNKFYLFGGRRIAVIDGATNSRLKSITVDEVADVASSFGITVFPSERRRLAYNPINNKIYCATDGGNLVVIDCSTDSVIATFHVGQEMMGYFVVYNQNTNRVYYMKGGPGIIKVIDGAGDTIIGEAEIHGILNDIICNPAGNKIYVSRQVTRAVVILDASTFEIIAELPIEGCPNIIEYNPNSNKVYCATISFTGTTDTIIVIDGIGDSVITFVDVPSMPFQLLCNPTDNKIYCNGYIIDGELDTVIATYSLPGAYAIAYNSIDDYIFCGGRDTVIVIDGVSNEIIRGGKPGGFSVQFAYNIVENTICCANQVEGNAGIIDREANLIAMPYIGMDGSNGGCYNSRENKVYFKSIGFSHYNIISVIDGETNIVRSTIPIEALLLSNIGYNLLNNKLYVASEGIVKVIDGVSDTVVANIPVGRYPGSVFAHDSTNKVYCGNCGSDDISIIDGATNEVITTLGVGGAPYAFTYNTINKKVYACLIDVGSVAVIDGVTDALITKITVGSYTRSLVYNSVSNKVYSINSGTNDVTVIDGATDEVIKKINVANKPHQVVYSPINNKVYVLSFDGVVTVIDGETDEVIKQLETQANSLIYNPDNNRVYLHILLASISDHRMLMKVIDCNTDAICSIVSLEQSQPLYGWTLHFRTGEVLVYNSANNKVYCGNYGMSNVSVIQCAEAGVDEFTRPQMTKPTVEIYPNPFTRSTVISYELHAVGEVLLQVYDISGRLLKTLIHGTKGNGIHSINWTVNGIPDGIYFLRLESQGEGITKKVVVIR
- a CDS encoding DUF4416 family protein yields the protein MRNEERKIVLLAKLICGVILAPDCELIGVKKALVDKFGLIDLESEVIPFDLTRYYEKELGAGLKRQWLSFKEFIHEENLKSIKHTTIEIERQFSRSDGTRRVNLDPGYVNLSSLVLATTKNYSHRVYLGDGIHAEVTLIYKDHHFVHLDWTYPDYRNNTEFFNRVRNKFKMTVRGLNT
- a CDS encoding SpoIVB peptidase S55 domain-containing protein, which translates into the protein MMFLLLFLLGTDFMVVDDVKPGMTGYGLTVFQGTKIDTFQVKIIAVMKKEVIKGDVILAEISGGIIDTAGIISGMSGSPVYIDGKLVGALAYSYGAFAKKPLAGITPIDEMLNPPSIGWMAPKGRFCQMQVPFYCYGLDDEILHELSESIPCFNIFRVQDLGSGLLNDSILPSPGSSLGIPLVVGDINWFAVGTCTYKDGDKILGFGHPMASLGETELPMTAGYIYSIVPSSYNSYKLGASTKIIGTIKNDNQRGIVGVIGKIPDMVEFSLFINGKRFHYHIVKERTFIPHLLHGLVLYSIYTGFKGSGDMTISANLEVNGTHSFHFENLYTGTAQAISKSIFEIFEFIQNNPFHKIDVANISLNLTTSERIKLAKIDKFWSDKTQVKTGDTLNLLLSLSTYQEGLHTERISIPIPRWAQPGELIVKVESGSSVCSNERANLTTLDGLIVWLSRAPKNNELVLRLSQKGKSSWIMGRKFTSLPPSMAPIGKDKESMSEVFEKRIATQWVIVGEGLIKLNVK